The Spirochaetales bacterium DNA segment CAGAATCACGTAAAGTGTCTATGGTAAATGGCGGTTGGGGTGCTTGCTTTCCGCCGTCCAATACCATATACTTGTAACTCACGACAGGTTTTTTTCATCGGCATGAGGAGACCGGGCCGTGAATGGAATAACGGGGTATACGGCAGGAGAGAACGGGATTGCCGCATTTTCCTTGACTATGACGAAGCAGGATACATAACTATGGAAGATATTGTTTTTGAGAATATTACCTTTTCATATCCGGAAACGGAACGCCCGGTTTTCGGTAATTTCTCTCACGCATTTCCCCGTGGTGTCATTTCTCTGGTCGGGCAGAACGGAACGGGGAAATCCACCCTCCTGCTTCTTGCGGGTGCGGTTTTACTGCCGCAGCAGGGCAGGGTCATGGTGTGCGGCCGGGATTCCCGAACCCTTAAGGAAGAGAGGGAACGGCACCGTTATGTTTCGTTTATTTACCAGAACATGGAGTTCGAAACCGAAGAGGTAATCGGGGACCTTTTTTCGTTTGTCTTTCACAATGGGTTTATCGAAGGAAAAGACGAAACGATAATAAAAAGCCTTGTCGATGTATTCGAACTCGAACATGTGCTGAACAAAAAGACACAGGAAGTAAGCAAGGGCGAATTGCAGCGTACGATTTTGGCGTTCAGTCTTCTTTACGGTTCACGTATCATTATGATGGATGAACCGATTTTTGCCATGGAAAACTATCAGAAAGTGCGGACAATGGATTTTATTACTTCGTATGCCAAAAAGGAAGGAATCAGTGTCTATTATTCGGTGCACGAACTCGATATAACGGAAAAGTATTCGGATTATATGCTGCTTTTTTTTAAAAGCGGAATAATGAAGTTCGGTCCGACGAAAGAAGTCTTCTCGATAAAGAATCTGGAAGAAGCGTATGAGGCGCCTTATGTTATGTTGAAGAAAAAGGAGGCTTTTTTCCGGAGTTATCTCATGTCAAAGAAAACAGGCAATTGAGGTTGTTTTCCAACCTCAATGACGTATAATACTGAGAGGCGGAGGTGCCGGTATATGGAAAAAAAGAAATTCAAAAAAGGCGAGCTTATCTGCAAGGAAGGCTCGCCGGGTCAGGAAATGTACGTTATTCTGGAAGGCAAAGTCAATGTGTTCAAAACGGTAAATGCGGAAAAAATCTATCTTTCCACCCTGGAGCGTAATGATTTTTTCGGAGAAATACGG contains these protein-coding regions:
- a CDS encoding ABC transporter ATP-binding protein; translated protein: MEDIVFENITFSYPETERPVFGNFSHAFPRGVISLVGQNGTGKSTLLLLAGAVLLPQQGRVMVCGRDSRTLKEERERHRYVSFIYQNMEFETEEVIGDLFSFVFHNGFIEGKDETIIKSLVDVFELEHVLNKKTQEVSKGELQRTILAFSLLYGSRIIMMDEPIFAMENYQKVRTMDFITSYAKKEGISVYYSVHELDITEKYSDYMLLFFKSGIMKFGPTKEVFSIKNLEEAYEAPYVMLKKKEAFFRSYLMSKKTGN